The following are from one region of the Colias croceus chromosome 4, ilColCroc2.1 genome:
- the LOC123690830 gene encoding uncharacterized protein LOC123690830 isoform X2 — MWKVHREMNQCPVRMFHQGLVTDTIDLRYYSVNPYGVRPMALALQYNKNVTTFNLTDNFLNDDACFHLGDMLTSNSNLTELNLSGCRIGASGASKLFSGLLLNKNLRILNLDKNELGDLGIEHFAQVVFRGINLKQISLSKNNITGKSINILAEAFETHNHLTHIDISRNNLSAPQNGIVNLLNQLAENKALQELYLSWDALSGVRTATAIKAVTRAPNLRVLDLSYNRLVGEAVETLIGSLGKAKKMVTLNLSNNPMTPEDALKVLNKMKSNAVKIQNLIMENVSVNMTFLKVFNQIKSLKTKKNAVIVYGGVLGAYDIAGPDMRDLVLNRAEFLTKKGKKHKVDVALMAMQILKDNGEIMPTKEFADAVAATGAPLDDDLVNEIASTFPGPKTAKTKTVDLASLVDFVKRKWPDRELPPTPPPEPEVQPEEEIQPIEETKNESTKTPKKNKNTGFK, encoded by the exons ATGTGGAAAGTACATAG GGAAATGAATCAATGTCCAGTCAGAATGTTCCATCAAGGGTTAGTCACGGATACAATTGACTTGAGGTACTATAGCGTGAACCCATATGGAGTTCGTCCAATGGCGCTAGCACTGCAGTATAATAAGAATGTTACAACATTCAACTTAACCGATAATTTCCTTAACGATGATGCATGCTTCCATCTCGGAGATATGTTAACATCAAATTCTAATTTAACTGAGTTGAACTTATCCGGCTGCAGGATTGGAGCATCAGGAGCCTCAAAACTCTTTTCCGGATTATTGTTGAATAAAAACCTACGAATTTTAAACTTGGACAAAAATGAGTTAGGTGATCTTGGCATAGAGCATTTTGCCCAAGTAGTCTTTCGAGGTATCAATCTGAAACAAATTTCTTTgagcaaaaataatattactggcAAGTCAATCAATATATTGGCTGAAGCTTTTGAAACACACAACCATCTAACACATATTGATATTTCAAGGAATAATTTAAGTGCACCACAAAATGGAATTGTGAATTTACTTAATCAATTGGCTGAAAATAAAGCATTGCAAGAACTATATCTCTCATGGGATGCTCTATCCGGTGTCCGTACTGCAACTGCTATAAAAGCAGTGACGAGAGCTCCTAATTTACGAGTATTAGATCTCAGTTATAATAGACTTGTAGGCGAAGCAGTTGAAACTTTAATAGGAAGTCTCGGTAAAGCGAAAAAGATGGTGACTCTCAATTTATCCAACAATCCTATGACACCGGAAGATGCTCTTAAGgtactaaataaaatgaaatccAATGcagttaaaatacaaaatcttaTCATGGAAAATGTTTCCGTGAACATGACCTTTTTAAAGGTCTTcaatcaaattaaatcattgaaaacaaagaaaaatgcTGTTATTGTGTATGGCGGTGTCCTTGGAGCTTATGATATAGCCGGTCCAGACATGAGAGACCTGGTTCTCAATCGCGCCGAGTTTTTAACTAAGAAGGGTAAAAAACACAAAGTCGACGTCGCACTAATGGCAATGCAGATTTTGAAAGACAATGGGGAAATAATGCCGACCAAAGAATTTGCCGATGCAGTTGCAGCAACTGGCGCGCCTTTGGATGATGATCTTGTCAATGAAATCGCCTCAACTTTTCCGGGACCGAAAACGGCAAAGACAAAAACTGTAGATCTAGCAAGCCTCGTCGATTTCGTCAAGAGAAAATGGCCAGATAGAGAATTACCTCCTACACCTCCACCAGAACCTGAGGTGCAACCAGAAGAAGAAATTCAGCCAATAgaagaaacaaaaaatgaatCAACCAAAACACCAAAGAAAAACAAGAATACTGGTTTTAAATAG
- the LOC123690830 gene encoding uncharacterized protein LOC123690830 isoform X1, which produces MSSGSDEEEIQTEVIYEGSVEESSVEDPPMTEWSSLIIEMPEENLKKVLHAQGLYKPGSGEICGKYIGMSQSSVIIHPYYNYPAVLDPGIKDALLKPEPRVVYPEDGQDLYLSVCREMNQCPVRMFHQGLVTDTIDLRYYSVNPYGVRPMALALQYNKNVTTFNLTDNFLNDDACFHLGDMLTSNSNLTELNLSGCRIGASGASKLFSGLLLNKNLRILNLDKNELGDLGIEHFAQVVFRGINLKQISLSKNNITGKSINILAEAFETHNHLTHIDISRNNLSAPQNGIVNLLNQLAENKALQELYLSWDALSGVRTATAIKAVTRAPNLRVLDLSYNRLVGEAVETLIGSLGKAKKMVTLNLSNNPMTPEDALKVLNKMKSNAVKIQNLIMENVSVNMTFLKVFNQIKSLKTKKNAVIVYGGVLGAYDIAGPDMRDLVLNRAEFLTKKGKKHKVDVALMAMQILKDNGEIMPTKEFADAVAATGAPLDDDLVNEIASTFPGPKTAKTKTVDLASLVDFVKRKWPDRELPPTPPPEPEVQPEEEIQPIEETKNESTKTPKKNKNTGFK; this is translated from the coding sequence ATGTCATCTGGTTCAGACGAGGAAGAGATTCAAACAGAAGTGATATATGAAGGCTCCGTTGAGGAAAGCTCTGTGGAAGATCCACCCATGACCGAGTGGTCTTCATTGATCATAGAAATGCCAGAAGAAAATCTTAAGAAAGTTTTGCATGCGCAAGGTTTGTACAAGCCTGGAAGTGGAGAAATATGTGGAAAGTACATAGGTATGTCGCAGAGTTCAGTAATCATCCATCCATACTACAACTATCCAGCTGTGTTAGATCCTGGAATAAAGGATGCCCTTCTTAAACCGGAACCAAGAGTTGTATATCCTGAAGATGGACAGGATTTATACTTGTCTGTTTGCAGGGAAATGAATCAATGTCCAGTCAGAATGTTCCATCAAGGGTTAGTCACGGATACAATTGACTTGAGGTACTATAGCGTGAACCCATATGGAGTTCGTCCAATGGCGCTAGCACTGCAGTATAATAAGAATGTTACAACATTCAACTTAACCGATAATTTCCTTAACGATGATGCATGCTTCCATCTCGGAGATATGTTAACATCAAATTCTAATTTAACTGAGTTGAACTTATCCGGCTGCAGGATTGGAGCATCAGGAGCCTCAAAACTCTTTTCCGGATTATTGTTGAATAAAAACCTACGAATTTTAAACTTGGACAAAAATGAGTTAGGTGATCTTGGCATAGAGCATTTTGCCCAAGTAGTCTTTCGAGGTATCAATCTGAAACAAATTTCTTTgagcaaaaataatattactggcAAGTCAATCAATATATTGGCTGAAGCTTTTGAAACACACAACCATCTAACACATATTGATATTTCAAGGAATAATTTAAGTGCACCACAAAATGGAATTGTGAATTTACTTAATCAATTGGCTGAAAATAAAGCATTGCAAGAACTATATCTCTCATGGGATGCTCTATCCGGTGTCCGTACTGCAACTGCTATAAAAGCAGTGACGAGAGCTCCTAATTTACGAGTATTAGATCTCAGTTATAATAGACTTGTAGGCGAAGCAGTTGAAACTTTAATAGGAAGTCTCGGTAAAGCGAAAAAGATGGTGACTCTCAATTTATCCAACAATCCTATGACACCGGAAGATGCTCTTAAGgtactaaataaaatgaaatccAATGcagttaaaatacaaaatcttaTCATGGAAAATGTTTCCGTGAACATGACCTTTTTAAAGGTCTTcaatcaaattaaatcattgaaaacaaagaaaaatgcTGTTATTGTGTATGGCGGTGTCCTTGGAGCTTATGATATAGCCGGTCCAGACATGAGAGACCTGGTTCTCAATCGCGCCGAGTTTTTAACTAAGAAGGGTAAAAAACACAAAGTCGACGTCGCACTAATGGCAATGCAGATTTTGAAAGACAATGGGGAAATAATGCCGACCAAAGAATTTGCCGATGCAGTTGCAGCAACTGGCGCGCCTTTGGATGATGATCTTGTCAATGAAATCGCCTCAACTTTTCCGGGACCGAAAACGGCAAAGACAAAAACTGTAGATCTAGCAAGCCTCGTCGATTTCGTCAAGAGAAAATGGCCAGATAGAGAATTACCTCCTACACCTCCACCAGAACCTGAGGTGCAACCAGAAGAAGAAATTCAGCCAATAgaagaaacaaaaaatgaatCAACCAAAACACCAAAGAAAAACAAGAATACTGGTTTTAAATAG